The Halobacterium litoreum genome includes a region encoding these proteins:
- the msrB gene encoding peptide-methionine (R)-S-oxide reductase MsrB has protein sequence MDESAEGDENWRDRLTDAEFRVLRRGETERPYSGEYVDADDDGVYRCAGCGAELFDSETKYDAHCGWPSFWDAVDEDAVERRPDDSHGMQRTEVVCASCGGHLGHVFGDGPEPTGERFCINSVALDFDADE, from the coding sequence ATGGACGAGTCAGCGGAGGGGGACGAGAACTGGCGGGACCGGCTCACCGACGCGGAGTTCCGCGTCCTGCGGCGCGGCGAGACCGAACGCCCGTACTCGGGGGAGTACGTCGACGCGGACGACGACGGCGTCTATCGGTGTGCGGGCTGTGGCGCCGAACTGTTCGACTCCGAGACGAAGTACGACGCACACTGCGGGTGGCCCAGTTTCTGGGACGCCGTCGACGAGGACGCCGTGGAGCGCCGGCCCGACGACAGCCACGGGATGCAGCGCACGGAAGTCGTCTGCGCGTCCTGTGGCGGTCACCTCGGGCACGTCTTCGGGGACGGTCCGGAGCCGACCGGCGAGCGCTTTTGCATCAACTCGGTCGCGCTCGACTTCGACGC
- a CDS encoding alpha/beta hydrolase, translated as MSSPDPHADQPVEHRGAALEDAERAVVLLHGRGARALGMLQFADDLPSDGTAFVAPQAARATWYPNSFLEPTDENEPWFSSALGLVGDVVSDVTEHVPAERVLLLGFSQGACLGSEFVARNPRRYGGFVAFSGGLHGPEGTTWEYDGALDGTPVFLGCSDSDPHIPESRVHETRDVFESMGADVTERIYEGMGHGVNEDELEFAAEMVANL; from the coding sequence GTGAGTTCACCCGACCCGCACGCCGACCAACCGGTCGAACACCGCGGCGCGGCGCTCGAAGATGCCGAGCGCGCCGTGGTGTTGCTCCACGGCCGGGGCGCTCGCGCGCTCGGAATGCTCCAGTTCGCCGACGACCTGCCGAGCGACGGCACGGCGTTCGTCGCGCCCCAGGCCGCCCGCGCGACGTGGTATCCGAACTCCTTCCTCGAACCGACCGACGAGAACGAACCGTGGTTCAGTTCCGCGCTCGGACTCGTCGGCGACGTGGTGTCGGACGTGACCGAACACGTCCCCGCGGAGCGCGTGCTCCTCCTCGGGTTCTCGCAGGGCGCGTGTCTCGGGAGCGAGTTCGTCGCGCGCAATCCCCGACGCTACGGTGGCTTCGTGGCGTTCTCGGGCGGCCTCCACGGCCCCGAGGGGACGACGTGGGAGTACGACGGCGCCCTCGACGGGACGCCGGTGTTCCTCGGCTGTAGCGACAGCGACCCCCACATCCCCGAATCCCGCGTCCACGAGACCCGCGACGTCTTCGAGTCGATGGGGGCGGACGTGACCGAGCGCATCTACGAGGGGATGGGCCACGGCGTCAACGAGGACGAACTGGAGTTCGCGGCAGAAATGGTGGCCAACTTATAG
- a CDS encoding winged helix-turn-helix transcriptional regulator: MTGDDADRYSEEACHVIDSLEQIGSQWRLIVLHDLQDGEKRFNELKRSTDASSRTLSRVLDDLQEMDFVHRRLEEESPVATYYSLTAKGESLFPVFEAIECWADEWLADDEDGVEAVGSLADS, encoded by the coding sequence ATGACAGGCGACGACGCGGACCGGTACAGCGAGGAGGCGTGTCACGTCATCGACTCGCTGGAGCAGATCGGCTCCCAGTGGCGGCTCATCGTCCTCCACGACCTGCAGGACGGCGAGAAGCGGTTCAACGAACTCAAGCGCTCGACGGACGCGAGTTCGCGTACGCTCTCCCGCGTGCTCGACGACCTCCAGGAGATGGATTTCGTCCACCGACGGCTCGAGGAGGAGTCGCCGGTGGCGACGTACTACTCGCTGACCGCGAAGGGCGAGTCGCTGTTCCCGGTCTTCGAGGCCATCGAGTGCTGGGCCGACGAGTGGCTCGCCGACGACGAGGACGGCGTCGAGGCGGTCGGGTCGCTCGCCGACTCCTGA
- a CDS encoding DUF5820 family protein: MTTFEDLPDGWEVWNEDPSGSAILVYRPDVFDSQNYPAPCLPTLHLTQRPPGQRKRRARSNPDGWYVSLTLEPEVRVKDADEGFDTRTAAVAGAVALAERFAAGDVDYRGAYQIPREDYLDELDSLTG, encoded by the coding sequence ATGACCACGTTCGAGGACCTCCCGGACGGCTGGGAGGTCTGGAACGAGGACCCCTCCGGGTCCGCGATTCTCGTCTACCGCCCCGACGTCTTCGACAGCCAGAACTACCCCGCGCCCTGCCTCCCCACGCTCCACCTCACGCAGCGCCCGCCCGGCCAGCGCAAGCGCCGCGCCCGGTCGAACCCCGACGGCTGGTACGTCTCGCTCACGCTCGAACCCGAGGTTCGCGTCAAGGACGCCGACGAGGGGTTCGACACCCGGACCGCGGCCGTCGCGGGCGCCGTCGCGCTCGCCGAACGGTTCGCCGCCGGCGACGTGGACTACCGGGGCGCCTACCAGATTCCCCGCGAAGACTACCTCGACGAACTCGACTCGCTGACCGGGTGA
- a CDS encoding UPF0179 family protein, whose translation MPITLLGARLAEPGTEFVYRGESSDCEGCPYRKQCLNLTEGVRYEVTERREGGQVLDCAVHDDGVVAVNVEPASVKANVASKGAYAGSKGKLAGPCPHTECPSHEFCEPAGADFDAEYQIDEILGDPPHDYCALDRDLTLVEFSPSED comes from the coding sequence ATGCCAATCACGCTCCTCGGCGCGCGCCTCGCCGAACCGGGGACGGAGTTCGTCTACCGCGGCGAGTCCTCGGATTGCGAGGGGTGTCCGTACCGGAAGCAGTGTCTCAATCTCACGGAGGGCGTGCGCTACGAAGTCACCGAGCGACGCGAAGGCGGGCAAGTGTTGGACTGTGCCGTCCACGACGACGGCGTCGTCGCCGTCAACGTCGAACCGGCGTCAGTGAAAGCGAACGTCGCGTCGAAGGGCGCGTACGCCGGTAGCAAGGGGAAACTCGCGGGGCCGTGTCCGCACACCGAGTGCCCGAGCCACGAGTTCTGTGAGCCCGCGGGCGCCGACTTCGACGCGGAGTACCAGATAGACGAGATTCTCGGCGACCCGCCCCACGACTACTGCGCGCTCGACCGCGACCTGACGCTCGTCGAGTTCTCGCCGTCCGAGGACTGA
- a CDS encoding M14 family metallopeptidase, whose amino-acid sequence MRVAQLGDGDPELVVVGGVHGDEPCGVRAVERLLDYDGELLRPVKLVVANERAMDAGERYVDADLNRAFTDDVPADAHERELARDLADEVRGCTVLSIHSTQSHADPFAIASGLDDPVPEVVPNLPVTALVDTQEFGDGRLFAADADILEVEAGLQGTETAAENAYRLAREFLVATDAIPGDTVEREVPVFQMGASIRKPPADEYEVFVENFERVEAGQTFAAADGEELVAEESFYPVLLSPYGYADQFGYRGDRTGLLVQSSDGENSTSVRSRSSAQ is encoded by the coding sequence ATGCGAGTTGCACAGTTGGGCGACGGCGACCCGGAACTCGTCGTCGTGGGCGGCGTCCACGGCGACGAACCGTGCGGGGTGCGCGCCGTCGAACGCCTCCTGGACTACGACGGCGAACTGCTGCGGCCGGTGAAACTCGTGGTCGCAAACGAGCGCGCGATGGACGCCGGCGAGCGGTACGTGGACGCCGACCTGAACCGCGCGTTCACCGACGACGTGCCGGCGGACGCCCACGAGCGCGAACTGGCGCGTGACCTCGCCGACGAAGTGCGGGGGTGTACCGTGCTGTCGATTCACTCGACGCAGTCCCACGCCGACCCGTTCGCCATCGCGTCCGGGCTCGACGACCCCGTCCCGGAGGTCGTGCCGAATCTGCCGGTGACGGCGCTCGTCGACACCCAGGAGTTCGGCGACGGGCGGCTGTTCGCGGCCGACGCCGACATCCTCGAAGTCGAAGCCGGCCTGCAGGGGACGGAGACGGCGGCCGAGAACGCCTACCGGCTCGCCCGCGAGTTCCTCGTAGCGACGGACGCGATTCCCGGCGACACGGTCGAACGAGAGGTGCCGGTGTTCCAGATGGGCGCGTCGATTCGGAAGCCGCCAGCCGACGAGTACGAGGTGTTCGTGGAGAACTTCGAGCGCGTCGAGGCGGGACAGACGTTCGCGGCGGCCGACGGCGAGGAACTGGTCGCAGAGGAGTCGTTCTACCCGGTGTTGCTGTCGCCGTACGGCTACGCCGACCAGTTCGGCTACCGGGGCGACCGGACCGGGCTGTTGGTTCAGTCCTCGGACGGCGAGAACTCGACGAGCGTCAGGTCGCGGTCGAGCGCGCAGTAG
- a CDS encoding response regulator yields the protein MADVAVDFPVGTADETRVLAVDDDPRLVELTETYLETLDEDFEVVTEQTAADALDRLDRERVDCVVSDHDMPEGDGIELLEAVRERDADLPFVLFTSRGSEEVASDAISAGVTDYLQKGGAEQYELLANRIANVVQQSRRGRALEGRRRQLDTLVDTLPGMVYRASPEPPWLMPFAGGAVESLTGYAPTDFERGDVAFGDALIVDADAEAVTEAVFERVSAGAPFEVTYRIRTGDGALKRVWECGTPRFEGGDVVALEGFVMDLASVPDTSPEPAAIG from the coding sequence TTGGCCGACGTCGCCGTCGACTTCCCAGTCGGTACGGCCGACGAGACGAGAGTGCTCGCGGTCGACGACGACCCGCGGCTCGTGGAGTTGACCGAGACCTATCTCGAAACCCTCGACGAGGACTTCGAGGTGGTCACCGAACAGACCGCCGCCGACGCGCTCGACCGACTCGACCGCGAGCGCGTCGACTGCGTCGTCAGCGACCACGACATGCCCGAGGGAGACGGCATCGAACTCCTCGAAGCCGTCCGGGAGCGGGACGCCGACCTCCCGTTCGTGCTGTTCACGTCCCGCGGGAGCGAGGAGGTCGCCAGCGACGCCATCAGCGCGGGCGTCACCGACTACCTCCAGAAGGGCGGCGCCGAACAGTACGAACTGCTCGCGAACCGAATCGCGAACGTCGTCCAGCAGTCCCGACGCGGCCGCGCGCTCGAAGGGCGACGCCGGCAACTCGACACGCTCGTCGACACGCTCCCAGGGATGGTGTACCGCGCCAGCCCCGAACCGCCGTGGCTGATGCCGTTCGCCGGCGGTGCGGTCGAGTCGCTCACCGGCTACGCGCCCACCGACTTCGAGCGCGGCGACGTGGCGTTCGGCGACGCGCTCATCGTCGACGCGGACGCCGAGGCGGTGACGGAGGCGGTGTTCGAGCGCGTGAGCGCGGGCGCCCCCTTCGAGGTGACGTACCGCATTCGGACCGGTGACGGGGCGCTGAAACGCGTCTGGGAGTGCGGGACGCCGCGATTCGAGGGCGGCGACGTCGTCGCCCTCGAAGGGTTCGTGATGGACCTCGCGAGCGTGCCCGACACGTCGCCCGAACCGGCGGCGATTGGGTGA
- a CDS encoding DUF309 domain-containing protein, whose translation MDDHTRDPSVAPPLGNPAGWLADRRVWEHATLRRATEHGVRLYNDGAYHESHDCFEDEWYNYGSGTTESAFLHGMVQVAAGAYKHYDFENDDGMRSLFETALQYLDGVPGDFYGVDVDDVRATLRAALSDPSVLDGWRIRLDDAETTAYPADYEYAEGLE comes from the coding sequence ATGGACGACCACACTCGCGACCCGAGCGTCGCGCCGCCGCTCGGAAACCCGGCGGGCTGGCTCGCAGACCGGCGAGTGTGGGAGCACGCGACGCTCCGCAGGGCGACCGAACACGGCGTCCGCCTCTACAACGACGGCGCGTACCACGAGTCACACGACTGCTTCGAGGACGAGTGGTACAACTACGGGAGCGGCACCACCGAGTCGGCGTTCCTCCACGGGATGGTGCAGGTGGCGGCGGGCGCGTACAAGCACTACGATTTCGAGAACGACGACGGGATGCGGAGCCTCTTCGAGACGGCGCTCCAGTACCTCGACGGCGTCCCCGGCGACTTCTACGGCGTGGACGTCGACGACGTGCGCGCGACGTTGCGCGCCGCGCTCTCGGACCCGAGCGTGCTGGACGGCTGGCGGATTCGCCTCGACGACGCGGAGACGACGGCCTATCCGGCGGACTACGAGTACGCCGAGGGCTTGGAGTAG
- a CDS encoding DUF5684 domain-containing protein, translating to MTLEPTLFGELGIALAVGTVVFTLVAVPVTVAGVWKAFEKAGEPGWAALVPFYNLWVLCRIGHCATFWFWLSFVPVLNWFALARINVGVADQFVDRGVPFGLAMLVAPWLCWPLLGFAGFEYRVGFDAPTWDESADPA from the coding sequence GTGACACTCGAACCGACGCTGTTCGGCGAACTCGGAATCGCGCTCGCGGTGGGTACGGTGGTGTTCACGCTGGTCGCCGTCCCGGTGACGGTAGCCGGCGTCTGGAAGGCCTTCGAGAAGGCCGGGGAGCCGGGGTGGGCGGCGCTCGTGCCGTTCTACAACCTCTGGGTGCTGTGCCGAATCGGGCACTGCGCGACGTTCTGGTTCTGGCTGTCGTTCGTGCCCGTCCTGAACTGGTTCGCGCTCGCTCGCATCAACGTCGGGGTCGCCGACCAGTTCGTCGACCGGGGCGTCCCGTTCGGCCTCGCGATGCTGGTCGCGCCGTGGCTCTGCTGGCCGCTCCTCGGGTTCGCGGGCTTCGAGTACCGGGTCGGGTTCGACGCGCCGACGTGGGACGAGAGCGCGGACCCGGCGTGA
- the dgoD gene encoding galactonate dehydratase, with protein MRITDYELFHAPPRWLFLKVTTSDGTVGWGEPVVEGRARTVETAVEELFDNYLLGEDPTRIEDHWQAMYRGGFYRGGPILMSAIAGVDQALWDIKGKQLGAPVYELLGGPARDRVRVYQWIGGDRPDDVGDAAAEKVDAGFTALKMNATPELERVDSPRAVDEAVERLAAVREAVGDDVDIGVDFHGRVSKPMAKRLVAALEPYDPFFVEEPVLPEHNDALPEIAAKTTTPIATGERMFSRWDFKEVFEQGSVDVIQPDLSHAGGITEVNKIASMAEAYDVALAPHCPLGPVALASCVQVDAAAPNALIQEQSLDIHYNESSDVLDYLADPSVFEYEDGYVDLPEGPGLGIEVDEAAVRDSDEPDWHNPVWRHGDGSVAEW; from the coding sequence ATGCGAATCACCGACTACGAACTGTTCCACGCGCCGCCGCGGTGGCTGTTCCTCAAAGTCACCACGAGCGACGGGACGGTCGGCTGGGGCGAACCGGTCGTGGAGGGGCGCGCGCGAACGGTCGAGACCGCGGTCGAGGAGTTGTTCGACAACTACCTGCTGGGCGAGGACCCGACGCGCATCGAGGACCACTGGCAGGCGATGTACCGGGGCGGCTTCTACCGGGGCGGCCCGATTCTGATGTCCGCCATCGCGGGCGTCGACCAAGCCCTCTGGGACATCAAGGGCAAGCAGTTGGGTGCGCCGGTGTACGAACTGCTCGGCGGGCCGGCCCGGGACAGGGTGCGCGTCTACCAGTGGATTGGCGGCGACCGCCCGGACGACGTGGGCGACGCCGCGGCCGAGAAGGTCGACGCGGGGTTCACGGCGCTGAAGATGAACGCGACGCCGGAACTGGAGCGCGTGGACTCGCCGCGCGCCGTCGACGAGGCAGTCGAACGCCTCGCCGCGGTGCGGGAGGCCGTCGGCGACGACGTGGACATCGGCGTGGACTTCCACGGGCGCGTGTCGAAGCCGATGGCGAAGCGCCTCGTCGCGGCGCTCGAACCGTACGACCCCTTTTTCGTGGAGGAGCCGGTGCTGCCCGAGCACAACGACGCGCTCCCCGAAATCGCGGCGAAGACGACGACGCCCATCGCCACCGGAGAGCGAATGTTCTCCCGTTGGGACTTCAAGGAGGTGTTCGAGCAGGGGAGCGTGGACGTGATTCAGCCGGACCTCTCGCACGCCGGCGGCATCACCGAGGTGAACAAGATTGCGTCGATGGCCGAAGCCTACGACGTGGCGCTGGCGCCCCACTGCCCGCTCGGCCCCGTCGCGCTGGCGTCCTGCGTGCAGGTGGACGCCGCGGCGCCGAACGCGCTGATTCAGGAGCAGAGCCTCGACATCCACTACAACGAGAGCAGCGACGTACTGGATTACCTCGCCGACCCCTCCGTCTTCGAGTACGAGGACGGCTACGTGGACCTCCCAGAAGGACCGGGTCTCGGCATCGAGGTCGACGAGGCCGCGGTCCGGGACAGCGACGAGCCGGACTGGCACAACCCCGTGTGGCGACACGGCGACGGGAGCGTGGCGGAATGGTGA
- a CDS encoding SDR family NAD(P)-dependent oxidoreductase codes for MVSARRFEGQTALVTGSTRGIGAGTARRLADEGADVVVTGRTVEDGEAVAAEITEGTPGTAEFVRADMRDPDDIAALVEATVEEYGGLDVLVNSAGVQTETAADEATMDDWDFVLETDFRSYWLTTKHAVAAMDEGAVVNVSSNHARLTMPEHFPYNAVKAGIDGMTRAMALDFGPSIRVNTVNPGWVAVERTTDDMDGEYREHLESIHPVGRLGDPEDVAGAAAFLASDDAAFVTGASLLVDGGRSAVMQDDTLPDYRE; via the coding sequence ATGGTGAGCGCGCGTCGCTTCGAGGGCCAGACGGCACTCGTCACGGGGTCGACGCGGGGCATCGGTGCGGGCACCGCGCGCCGCCTCGCCGACGAGGGCGCGGACGTGGTAGTGACCGGTCGCACCGTCGAGGACGGCGAGGCGGTCGCCGCCGAGATAACCGAGGGGACGCCCGGAACGGCCGAGTTCGTGCGCGCCGACATGCGCGACCCGGACGACATCGCGGCGCTCGTGGAGGCGACCGTCGAGGAGTACGGTGGCCTCGACGTGCTCGTGAACAGCGCGGGCGTGCAGACGGAGACGGCGGCCGACGAGGCGACGATGGACGACTGGGACTTCGTGCTAGAGACGGACTTCCGGTCGTACTGGCTGACGACGAAACACGCCGTCGCGGCGATGGACGAGGGCGCCGTGGTGAACGTCTCGTCGAATCACGCGCGCCTGACGATGCCCGAGCACTTCCCGTACAACGCGGTGAAGGCCGGCATCGACGGGATGACGCGGGCGATGGCGCTGGACTTCGGGCCGTCGATTCGCGTGAACACCGTGAATCCGGGGTGGGTCGCCGTCGAGCGCACCACCGATGACATGGATGGAGAGTACCGCGAGCACCTCGAATCCATCCACCCCGTGGGACGACTCGGCGACCCCGAGGACGTGGCCGGAGCAGCGGCGTTCCTCGCGAGCGACGACGCGGCGTTCGTGACCGGCGCGTCGCTGCTCGTGGACGGCGGTCGCTCCGCGGTCATGCAGGACGACACGCTTCCGGACTACCGCGAGTAG
- a CDS encoding efflux RND transporter permease subunit — MSRIEDFTALVTKHSKAAIAVMLVLTVAVGAGAPMVDQSSSLDQFQSESEASEKLAYIEDNFQSGNENVTSAQIIVRGDNVLSKSGLVSALEYERALYENETVNETLVESNAVNGIANVVAIASIQAEEGRELQARTATLNRTAEALYGELTYLRQHPNASASASFESVRANTSVELNRTDAAIFQRATDQLRNATSQTEAQQAYRLGTRGVLAEEYRELQVASENLRANAQNATLAEQIAQIESLNESEIDAVVGQVLSANGGNGGSGQSLFAFMPSGYEPGSTEAEATMLVVQQRTESATNTGQVTNDAIIDAQLAMQDIAEDRSQEYLVFGAGIITDEINSSMTDSLLIVGPLAILFVFLALAIAYRDVLDIVLGLFGIGAVLTWTFGFMGWAGIAFNQLFIAVPVLLIGLSIDYAIHIFMRHREERQDPDTPSSVRGSMRVALSGVGVALVWVTATTVIGFLSNLTSPVPPIQEFGVVSSVGITAALLVFGVLIPALKVEIDGFLEGRGWDRKKRAFGTGGGRLGQVLAVGSTAARKAPVLVLVLTLVVTAAGAYGGSQVDTSFSQEDFLAEDPSGWMKDLPEPFAPGEYSAKENLAYVNERFVREDSQAQLLLQGAVESDAALEQVYAARQSAAEQNVTRLLPNGQPAIQGPLAAMQSVAAQNETFAQTFSAADTDGDGVPDQNVTAVYGAFYDAAPQQAERYVHRTESGDVEALRMVVSIDGGASGGAVTTEMRNVADVASANGVEVTATGQSILFKIVQDQLLETVIQSLLITLVAVFAFLMVTYRVTDGSATLGAVTLLPVVFSVAWILGTMYLVGIPFNILTGMITSLTVGLGVAYSIHLSERYVQELERNDTVWEAMRTAVTGTGGALLGSAATTVGGFGVLAFAILPPLQQFGIITGLTIIYAFLASVLVLPTLLAVWTKYFGPEWASADFGETAATPETTDGGVREDR, encoded by the coding sequence GTGAGTCGCATCGAGGACTTCACGGCGCTCGTCACGAAACACAGCAAGGCCGCCATCGCGGTGATGCTGGTGTTGACCGTCGCGGTCGGCGCCGGCGCACCGATGGTCGACCAGTCGTCCTCGCTCGACCAGTTCCAGTCCGAGAGCGAGGCCTCGGAGAAACTCGCGTACATCGAGGACAACTTCCAGTCCGGCAACGAGAACGTCACGAGCGCCCAAATCATCGTCAGGGGCGACAACGTCCTCTCGAAGTCCGGGCTCGTGAGCGCACTCGAGTACGAGCGCGCCCTCTACGAGAACGAGACGGTCAACGAGACGCTCGTGGAGAGCAACGCCGTCAACGGCATCGCGAACGTCGTGGCGATTGCCTCCATCCAGGCCGAGGAGGGCCGGGAACTCCAAGCGCGCACCGCGACCCTCAACCGCACCGCGGAGGCGCTGTACGGCGAACTGACGTACCTCCGTCAGCACCCGAACGCGAGCGCCTCGGCGTCCTTCGAGTCGGTGCGCGCGAACACGTCGGTCGAACTGAACCGGACCGACGCCGCCATCTTCCAGCGCGCGACCGACCAACTGCGGAACGCCACCAGCCAGACGGAAGCGCAGCAGGCCTACCGGCTCGGCACGCGGGGCGTGCTCGCCGAGGAGTACCGCGAACTGCAGGTGGCAAGCGAGAACCTGCGCGCGAACGCGCAGAATGCCACGCTCGCCGAGCAAATCGCCCAGATAGAGTCGCTGAACGAGAGCGAAATCGACGCCGTGGTCGGGCAGGTCTTGAGCGCGAACGGCGGCAACGGCGGCAGCGGCCAGTCGCTGTTCGCGTTCATGCCGTCGGGCTACGAACCGGGTTCGACCGAGGCCGAGGCGACGATGCTCGTCGTCCAGCAGCGCACCGAGTCCGCCACTAACACCGGACAGGTGACGAACGACGCCATCATCGACGCCCAACTCGCGATGCAGGACATCGCCGAGGACCGCTCCCAGGAGTACCTCGTGTTCGGCGCGGGCATCATCACCGACGAGATCAACTCCTCGATGACCGACAGCCTGCTCATCGTCGGGCCGCTGGCCATCCTGTTCGTGTTCCTCGCGCTCGCCATCGCGTACCGGGACGTCCTCGACATCGTCCTCGGCCTGTTCGGCATCGGCGCCGTCCTGACGTGGACGTTCGGCTTCATGGGCTGGGCGGGCATCGCGTTCAACCAACTGTTCATCGCGGTGCCAGTGTTGCTCATCGGGCTGAGCATCGACTACGCGATACACATCTTCATGCGGCACCGCGAGGAGCGCCAGGACCCCGACACGCCGAGTTCGGTTCGCGGGTCGATGCGGGTCGCGCTCTCGGGCGTCGGCGTCGCGCTCGTCTGGGTGACCGCCACCACCGTCATCGGGTTCCTCTCGAATCTGACGAGCCCGGTGCCGCCGATTCAGGAGTTCGGCGTCGTGAGTTCCGTGGGTATCACCGCCGCGTTGCTCGTGTTCGGCGTGCTGATTCCCGCGCTGAAAGTCGAAATCGATGGCTTCCTCGAAGGCCGCGGCTGGGACCGCAAGAAGCGCGCGTTCGGCACCGGCGGCGGTCGCCTGGGGCAGGTGCTCGCCGTCGGGTCGACGGCAGCGCGTAAGGCGCCCGTCCTCGTGCTCGTCTTGACGCTCGTCGTGACCGCGGCGGGCGCGTACGGCGGGTCGCAGGTCGACACGTCGTTCAGCCAGGAGGACTTCCTCGCGGAGGACCCCTCGGGCTGGATGAAAGACCTCCCGGAGCCGTTCGCGCCGGGTGAGTACTCCGCGAAGGAGAACCTCGCGTACGTGAACGAGCGGTTCGTTCGCGAGGACTCGCAGGCCCAACTGCTGTTACAGGGGGCGGTAGAGAGCGACGCCGCCCTCGAGCAGGTGTACGCGGCCCGTCAGTCGGCCGCGGAGCAGAACGTGACGCGCCTGCTGCCGAACGGCCAGCCCGCGATTCAGGGGCCGCTGGCGGCGATGCAGTCCGTCGCGGCGCAAAACGAGACGTTCGCACAGACGTTCTCGGCGGCGGACACCGACGGTGACGGCGTCCCCGACCAGAACGTCACGGCGGTCTACGGCGCGTTCTACGACGCGGCGCCCCAGCAGGCCGAGCGCTACGTCCACCGGACCGAGTCCGGCGACGTCGAGGCGCTGCGCATGGTCGTGTCCATCGACGGCGGCGCGTCCGGCGGTGCCGTCACGACGGAGATGCGGAACGTGGCCGACGTCGCGTCGGCCAACGGCGTCGAGGTGACCGCGACCGGGCAGAGCATCCTGTTCAAAATCGTGCAGGACCAACTGCTGGAGACGGTCATCCAGAGCCTGCTCATCACCCTCGTCGCGGTGTTCGCGTTCCTGATGGTGACCTACCGGGTGACGGACGGGAGCGCGACGCTGGGGGCGGTGACGCTGCTCCCGGTGGTGTTCAGCGTGGCGTGGATTCTCGGCACGATGTACCTCGTGGGCATCCCGTTCAACATCCTCACGGGGATGATCACGAGCCTGACCGTCGGGCTCGGCGTGGCGTACAGCATTCACCTGAGCGAGCGCTACGTGCAGGAGTTAGAGCGCAACGACACGGTCTGGGAGGCGATGCGCACCGCCGTCACCGGCACGGGCGGCGCGCTCCTCGGGAGCGCGGCGACCACCGTCGGCGGGTTCGGCGTGCTGGCGTTCGCCATCCTGCCGCCGCTCCAGCAGTTCGGCATCATCACGGGGCTGACCATCATCTACGCGTTCCTCGCGAGCGTGCTCGTGTTGCCGACGCTGCTCGCGGTGTGGACGAAGTACTTCGGGCCGGAGTGGGCGAGCGCGGACTTCGGTGAGACCGCCGCGACGCCCGAGACCACGGACGGAGGGGTTAGAGAGGACCGATGA
- a CDS encoding TrmB family transcriptional regulator: protein MNEDDAVDALKRLGLTTYEARVFVALQKLGTGSASEVADIADVPRSQVYGAADDLEERGLVDVEQSNPTRYRPVDVDEARERLYRQLESESDAAFDYLDSVREEYGTADEQSESIWTVRGESNVVSRAAQLVSAADERVVYGTDDTARLEPAVRDALEAAADADVEVTVVSENDDVLDVADDLGALPVSVCHQPTPEMGAARVVMADDDAVLVSVLGDDGAETAFWSRGTAFASMLSSLLGQFVAAQEDQ, encoded by the coding sequence ATGAACGAGGACGACGCGGTGGACGCACTGAAGCGCCTCGGCCTCACGACGTACGAGGCCCGGGTGTTCGTCGCGCTCCAGAAACTCGGTACGGGCTCCGCGAGCGAGGTCGCCGACATCGCGGACGTGCCCCGGTCGCAGGTGTACGGCGCGGCCGACGACCTCGAAGAGCGCGGGCTCGTGGACGTCGAGCAGTCGAACCCGACGCGGTACCGGCCGGTCGACGTCGACGAGGCCCGGGAGCGGCTCTACCGCCAACTGGAGTCCGAGAGCGACGCGGCGTTCGACTACCTCGACTCGGTCCGGGAGGAGTACGGCACCGCCGACGAGCAAAGCGAGTCCATCTGGACGGTGCGCGGCGAGTCGAACGTCGTGTCGCGGGCCGCCCAGTTGGTTTCGGCGGCCGACGAGCGCGTCGTCTACGGGACCGACGACACGGCGCGCCTCGAACCCGCGGTGCGGGACGCACTCGAAGCCGCGGCCGACGCCGACGTCGAGGTCACCGTCGTCAGCGAGAACGACGACGTGCTCGACGTGGCGGACGACCTCGGCGCGCTCCCGGTGTCGGTCTGCCACCAGCCGACGCCGGAGATGGGCGCGGCGCGCGTGGTGATGGCCGACGACGACGCCGTGCTCGTGAGCGTGCTCGGCGACGACGGCGCGGAGACCGCGTTCTGGAGTCGCGGCACGGCGTTCGCGTCGATGCTGTCGTCGCTGCTCGGGCAGTTCGTCGCCGCGCAGGAAGACCAGTAA